A window of the Streptomyces finlayi genome harbors these coding sequences:
- a CDS encoding MaoC family dehydratase → MSTGLPHGYRQVGEDRIRENVGLSYPELAPGLVIEHRPGRTVTELDNLLGAALSGNVAPIHTDAHYSSQTHWGRILVCSGVTLNLVAGMTVRAISGLTTANLAVDQVRFTAPVHIGDTLYAETKILTRRNSESRPDTGVITCHTTAHNQDDTSVLTFARTFLVPLDADTVRGANNY, encoded by the coding sequence ATGAGTACCGGCCTGCCCCACGGCTACCGCCAGGTCGGAGAGGACCGGATCAGAGAGAACGTGGGCCTCTCCTACCCGGAACTCGCCCCCGGCCTCGTCATCGAGCACCGGCCCGGCCGGACCGTCACCGAACTCGACAACCTCCTCGGCGCCGCCCTGAGCGGCAACGTCGCTCCCATCCACACCGATGCGCACTACAGCAGCCAGACCCATTGGGGCCGCATCCTGGTCTGCTCCGGTGTCACCCTCAACCTCGTGGCCGGCATGACCGTACGCGCCATCAGCGGTCTGACCACCGCCAACCTCGCCGTCGACCAGGTGCGCTTCACCGCACCCGTCCACATCGGCGACACCCTGTACGCCGAGACGAAGATCCTCACCCGCCGGAACTCCGAAAGCCGTCCCGACACCGGGGTCATCACCTGCCACACCACCGCCCACAACCAGGACGACACCAGCGTCCTGACCTTTGCCCGGACCTTCCTGGTCCCCCTGGACGCCGACACCGTCCGCGGCGCCAACAACTACTAG
- a CDS encoding GNAT family N-acetyltransferase has product MNQLTFAPADDGLWEQYDQLATRAYGHRIGDLTHLREHADLQVAIRGGRVVAGGLGLLVDQFFGGAPVPSACLGDGCVAPEERGDHLATGMTAARLHPLIERGAVISAVVTSSTGYARRLGWEAPADVLAWTVATDDLKRSFTSEDFEVEHGPTNEGETLQQQLARQWNSPVHRPAWWTRWKQDKSNLATYRFARPGHTTAGLLTLATKRHERHGMCLVVHDFWAASQPTAAAMLAFLGRHNTRARTIEFRRGALPPYPALLHGLRHHRTTAAAWHPWMLRILDIPEAIRLRGWPADLSTALSIEIENETGDWNRWTLQVKNGAAELAPTHVEGQVSLTRRQLAAWYAGGYRSTTSARMAGVHAISEKSLATLVRATTEFEPWLPDHF; this is encoded by the coding sequence ATGAATCAGCTGACCTTCGCCCCGGCCGATGACGGCCTGTGGGAGCAGTACGACCAGCTCGCCACCCGCGCCTACGGCCACCGCATCGGCGACCTCACCCACCTGCGCGAGCACGCCGACCTTCAGGTGGCCATCCGCGGCGGCCGCGTCGTCGCCGGCGGCCTCGGCCTCCTCGTCGACCAGTTCTTCGGCGGCGCGCCAGTCCCCAGCGCCTGCCTCGGCGACGGATGCGTAGCGCCCGAGGAACGCGGCGACCACCTGGCTACCGGCATGACCGCCGCACGACTGCACCCCCTGATCGAACGCGGTGCGGTGATCTCCGCGGTCGTGACCTCCTCCACCGGCTACGCCCGCCGCCTCGGCTGGGAGGCCCCCGCCGATGTCCTCGCCTGGACGGTGGCCACCGACGACCTCAAGCGGTCCTTCACCAGCGAGGACTTCGAGGTCGAGCACGGCCCTACCAACGAAGGCGAAACCCTCCAGCAACAGCTCGCCCGCCAGTGGAACAGCCCCGTCCATCGACCCGCCTGGTGGACCAGATGGAAGCAGGACAAGAGCAACCTCGCCACGTACCGCTTCGCCCGGCCCGGCCACACCACCGCCGGTCTGCTCACCCTGGCAACCAAACGGCACGAACGCCACGGAATGTGCCTGGTCGTCCACGATTTCTGGGCTGCCAGCCAGCCCACCGCCGCCGCCATGCTCGCCTTCCTCGGCCGCCACAACACCCGCGCTCGCACGATCGAGTTCCGACGCGGCGCCCTCCCCCCGTACCCCGCCCTGCTCCACGGGCTCCGCCACCACCGCACCACCGCCGCAGCCTGGCACCCCTGGATGCTTCGCATTCTCGACATTCCCGAGGCCATCCGGCTCCGGGGATGGCCCGCCGACCTCTCCACCGCCTTATCGATCGAGATCGAGAATGAAACCGGCGACTGGAACCGATGGACGCTCCAGGTCAAGAACGGAGCGGCTGAGCTCGCCCCCACCCACGTCGAAGGACAGGTGTCCCTCACACGGCGCCAGCTCGCAGCCTGGTACGCCGGCGGCTATCGATCCACCACATCCGCCCGCATGGCCGGGGTCCACGCCATATCGGAAAAATCGCTCGCGACCCTCGTCCGCGCCACGACAGAGTTCGAACCCTGGCTGCCCGACCACTTCTAA
- a CDS encoding SMI1/KNR4 family protein, whose product MSIESLEAALPGLVAQRLEVPRRIDWQVLFDGLRTGLPDDYIALAEFYPRLEIGQFLCVTSPAPGGEAEFVEGAREDLAGAEDMAQKEMLGGYPAFPESGGLLRWGSSIDGDEFYWRTEGQPNEWTVVVAGRNDDWFHYEGSLSSYLAWLCSGTAEPHGLPPNFPGPEPVVSVA is encoded by the coding sequence TTGAGTATCGAATCCCTGGAGGCCGCGCTGCCGGGGCTGGTGGCGCAGCGGCTCGAGGTTCCACGGCGCATCGACTGGCAGGTGCTCTTCGACGGGTTGCGGACGGGGCTGCCGGACGACTACATCGCTTTGGCGGAGTTCTACCCTCGGTTGGAGATCGGGCAGTTCCTCTGTGTGACGTCGCCAGCCCCAGGAGGCGAAGCGGAATTCGTCGAGGGGGCGAGAGAGGATCTCGCCGGTGCCGAGGATATGGCACAGAAGGAAATGCTTGGCGGCTACCCTGCGTTCCCGGAATCGGGAGGTTTGCTGCGGTGGGGCAGCTCGATAGACGGGGACGAGTTCTACTGGCGTACGGAAGGGCAGCCCAACGAATGGACAGTCGTTGTGGCTGGGCGGAATGACGACTGGTTCCACTACGAGGGCAGCCTCTCGAGCTATCTCGCCTGGTTGTGCTCTGGGACGGCCGAACCGCATGGGCTCCCTCCGAACTTTCCGGGGCCCGAACCGGTGGTTTCCGTCGCATAA
- a CDS encoding C40 family peptidase has protein sequence MAAHRKAAHRKPKQRPFTGSAARAAATLAFAGAATTTAFDGAAHAEPRLTAAQVRAKIDRLYHDAEVATERYNGTKEKATASARSVDRLRDEAARRTERLNTARHTLGSLATAQYRSGGLDPAVQLALSSDPDQYLQRASYLDRAADRQAGLLNGIRRQVTDAAQLRARAEGELATLTARRAELTKHKERVRTKLADARRLLGTLTAGRRADYERAADAAHGGGAVRADRGTPRGAVSAPNARAAQAVDFAYGAIGKPYVWGATGPSAYDCSGLTQAAWRAAGVSLPRTTYTQISAGQRVSRSELAPGDLVFFYSGISHVGLYIGGGQMIHAPRPGAPVRIAPIDQMPFAGATRVV, from the coding sequence GTGGCAGCACACCGGAAAGCCGCTCACCGGAAGCCCAAGCAGCGCCCGTTCACCGGCTCTGCTGCCCGCGCCGCCGCGACACTCGCCTTCGCCGGGGCCGCGACCACCACCGCCTTCGACGGGGCGGCGCACGCCGAACCGCGGCTCACCGCGGCCCAGGTCCGAGCCAAGATCGACCGGCTGTACCACGACGCCGAGGTAGCCACCGAGCGGTACAACGGCACCAAGGAGAAGGCCACCGCGTCCGCCAGGTCCGTGGACAGGCTGCGCGACGAGGCGGCCCGCCGCACGGAACGCCTCAACACCGCACGCCACACGCTCGGTTCGCTGGCCACCGCGCAGTACCGCTCCGGCGGCCTCGACCCCGCCGTACAGCTGGCGCTCTCCTCCGACCCCGACCAGTACCTGCAGCGCGCCTCGTATCTGGACCGGGCCGCCGACCGCCAGGCCGGTCTGCTCAACGGAATCCGCCGTCAGGTCACCGACGCCGCCCAGCTGCGCGCGCGGGCCGAGGGCGAACTCGCGACGCTCACCGCGCGGCGGGCCGAGCTGACGAAGCACAAGGAGAGGGTCCGCACCAAGCTGGCCGACGCCAGGCGTCTGCTCGGCACCCTGACCGCCGGCCGGCGCGCCGACTACGAGCGGGCGGCCGACGCGGCGCACGGCGGCGGGGCCGTCCGAGCCGACCGCGGCACCCCGCGCGGTGCCGTCAGCGCCCCCAACGCCCGGGCCGCCCAGGCCGTCGACTTCGCGTACGGGGCGATCGGCAAGCCGTACGTCTGGGGCGCCACCGGTCCCTCCGCCTACGACTGCTCCGGCCTCACCCAGGCCGCCTGGCGCGCCGCGGGTGTCTCCCTGCCCCGCACCACGTACACCCAGATCAGCGCCGGACAGCGGGTGTCACGCTCCGAACTCGCCCCGGGCGACCTGGTCTTCTTCTACTCGGGCATCAGCCATGTCGGGCTCTACATCGGCGGCGGACAGATGATCCACGCACCCCGGCCCGGTGCCCCCGTCCGCATCGCGCCGATCGACCAGATGCCGTTCGCGGGAGCGACCCGGGTGGTGTGA
- a CDS encoding LuxR C-terminal-related transcriptional regulator: MTENTEATGGPERRVRVVLVDDHRMFRTGVQAEIGRTEETGVEVVGEAADVDQAVTVITATRPEVVVLDVHLPGGGGVEVLRRCAPMMGAAENPVRFLALSVSDAAEDVIGVIRGGARGYVTKTITGTDLVDSVFRVQEGDAVFSPRLAGFVLDAFASTDAPPVDEDLDRLTQREREVLRLIARGYAYKEIAKQLFISVKTVESHVSAVLRKLQLSNRHELTRWATARRLV, from the coding sequence ATGACCGAGAACACCGAAGCGACCGGGGGGCCGGAGCGGCGGGTACGGGTCGTGCTCGTCGACGACCACCGGATGTTCCGGACCGGAGTCCAGGCCGAGATCGGCCGTACCGAGGAGACCGGGGTCGAGGTCGTCGGCGAGGCCGCCGACGTGGACCAGGCCGTCACGGTCATCACCGCGACGCGCCCCGAGGTCGTGGTCCTCGACGTCCATCTGCCGGGCGGCGGAGGCGTCGAGGTACTGCGCCGCTGCGCCCCGATGATGGGCGCGGCGGAGAACCCGGTGCGCTTCCTGGCGCTGTCCGTGTCGGACGCCGCCGAGGACGTCATCGGCGTCATCCGCGGCGGCGCCCGCGGCTACGTCACCAAGACGATCACGGGCACGGATCTGGTCGACTCGGTCTTCCGGGTGCAGGAGGGCGACGCGGTGTTCTCGCCCCGGCTGGCCGGCTTCGTGCTGGACGCCTTCGCGTCGACCGACGCGCCGCCGGTCGACGAGGACCTGGACCGGCTGACGCAGCGCGAGCGCGAGGTGCTGCGGCTGATCGCCCGGGGGTACGCGTACAAGGAGATCGCCAAGCAGCTCTTCATCTCGGTGAAGACCGTCGAGTCGCACGTCTCGGCGGTGCTCAGGAAGCTCCAGCTGTCCAACCGGCACGAGCTGACCCGGTGGGCGACGGCCCGCAGGCTGGTCTGA
- a CDS encoding ATP-binding protein — MPAATTRAASSLASDPEEPPVRKLYRSADGRLLGGVARGLAGHLGLPVAWVRFLFLGLFFADGLGALLYAVFWIVVPLGVGGVDAPRSVFETAPDGRRRLRKPDKGQVFALVALVIGAVTFVGNVDMGSEADRYIWPTLLIGAGSVLVWRQADNARRARWMEVGRRRRVLHLARGLAGVALVGLGLAVFMVVRGSAAQLGNVLTAAIAVLTGIALLAGPYLVRMTQDLSEERLMRIRAQERAEVAAHVHDSVLHTLTLIQRNADDVGEVRRLARAQERELRNWLYNPEGTGKDEDDEPSSLAEAVKRAAAEVEDKHGVPLEVVVVGDCPLDEKLAAQMQAAREAMVNAAKYGGEGGAVQVFAEVEGRTVFVSVKDRGPGFDLDSVPGDRMGVRESIIGRMQRNGGTARLRSVPGGGTEVELEMERASE, encoded by the coding sequence ATGCCAGCCGCCACCACCCGAGCCGCAAGCTCCCTCGCCTCCGACCCGGAGGAGCCGCCCGTGCGCAAGCTGTACCGCAGCGCCGACGGACGGCTGCTCGGCGGTGTCGCGCGCGGGCTGGCCGGGCATCTGGGGCTGCCCGTCGCCTGGGTGCGGTTCCTCTTCCTCGGACTGTTCTTCGCGGACGGTCTGGGCGCCCTGCTGTACGCCGTGTTCTGGATCGTCGTCCCGCTCGGTGTCGGCGGTGTGGACGCACCGCGTTCCGTCTTCGAGACCGCCCCCGACGGCCGACGGCGGCTCCGCAAGCCGGACAAGGGGCAGGTCTTCGCGCTCGTCGCGCTGGTCATCGGCGCCGTGACCTTCGTCGGCAACGTCGACATGGGCAGCGAGGCCGACCGCTACATCTGGCCGACGCTCCTGATCGGCGCCGGTTCGGTACTGGTCTGGCGCCAGGCGGACAACGCGCGCAGGGCCCGCTGGATGGAGGTCGGCCGACGCCGGCGGGTGCTGCACCTGGCCCGCGGCCTCGCCGGTGTCGCCCTCGTCGGCCTCGGCCTCGCCGTCTTCATGGTGGTCCGCGGCTCGGCGGCGCAGCTCGGCAACGTCCTGACCGCGGCGATCGCCGTGCTCACCGGCATCGCGCTGCTGGCCGGCCCCTATCTCGTGCGGATGACGCAGGACCTCTCCGAGGAACGGCTCATGCGCATCCGCGCCCAGGAGCGCGCCGAGGTCGCGGCCCATGTGCACGACTCGGTCCTGCACACCCTCACCCTGATCCAGCGCAACGCCGACGACGTCGGCGAGGTCCGCCGGCTGGCCCGCGCCCAGGAGCGCGAGCTGCGCAACTGGCTGTACAACCCCGAGGGCACCGGCAAGGACGAGGACGACGAGCCGTCGAGCCTGGCCGAGGCGGTCAAGCGGGCCGCCGCCGAGGTCGAGGACAAGCACGGCGTTCCCTTGGAGGTCGTCGTCGTCGGCGACTGCCCTCTCGACGAGAAGCTGGCCGCCCAGATGCAGGCCGCACGCGAGGCGATGGTGAACGCCGCCAAGTACGGTGGCGAGGGCGGCGCTGTCCAGGTGTTCGCGGAGGTCGAGGGCCGCACCGTCTTCGTCTCCGTCAAGGACCGGGGTCCGGGATTCGACCTGGATTCGGTTCCGGGCGACAGGATGGGCGTACGAGAATCAATCATCGGCCGGATGCAGCGCAACGGCGGTACGGCACGGCTGCGTTCGGTGCCCGGTGGGGGCACGGAGGTCGAGCTGGAGATGGAAAGGGCGAGCGAATGA
- a CDS encoding PspC domain-containing protein has product MTATQDTSPGVTPPPEPKPQLHRSSRQKVVAGVCGGLGRYCDVDPVIFRIVLGVLSLTGGIGLIFYGFAWLLLPLDGEEENEARKLLSGRVDGASLIALVLALVGCGLFLSMLHNGGMLAFAAMLSLAVIGSTVWAQHRRNAPPDAPLDTPSAQAAGGPPVHGAPPEVKAPPTPGSPSWWRDPIVKDGTSGPVGPGYLWGPQDSRTSSREAGARTATADDPYSAPYRPPGPRGPRSIGGPVFFLALVAGGVGTVLTWDDHPLGTTLQFGLCAALGVFALGLVAGSFLGRTGFGTIFLTVVTAGLLAGASAVPKDIGTDWIREEWNPVSVAAVQPRYELGTGVARLDLSEVVVPRGDTLVTALEVGAGRAVVVVPEGVTVKVDARAGLGDIQLPAQRPGDVDVAPDQTRKQTLAPPSGAAPAGTVVLSLEVGVGQVEVIRAAS; this is encoded by the coding sequence ATGACCGCTACCCAGGACACCTCCCCCGGTGTCACGCCGCCCCCCGAGCCGAAACCGCAGCTGCACCGCAGCTCGCGGCAGAAAGTGGTGGCCGGGGTGTGCGGCGGGCTCGGCCGGTACTGCGACGTCGACCCGGTGATCTTCCGGATCGTGCTCGGCGTCCTCTCGCTGACCGGCGGCATCGGACTGATCTTCTACGGTTTCGCCTGGCTGCTGCTCCCCCTGGACGGCGAGGAGGAGAACGAGGCGCGCAAACTGCTGTCGGGCCGGGTCGACGGTGCCTCGCTGATCGCGCTGGTCCTCGCTCTCGTCGGCTGCGGGCTGTTCCTCTCGATGCTGCACAACGGCGGGATGCTGGCCTTCGCCGCGATGCTGTCGCTCGCCGTCATCGGCTCCACCGTCTGGGCACAGCACCGCAGGAACGCTCCGCCCGACGCCCCGCTCGACACCCCGTCGGCGCAGGCGGCCGGGGGCCCGCCCGTCCACGGGGCACCCCCGGAGGTGAAGGCTCCACCCACGCCGGGCAGCCCCTCCTGGTGGCGCGATCCGATCGTCAAGGACGGCACGTCGGGCCCGGTCGGACCGGGCTACCTGTGGGGACCGCAGGACTCCCGGACCTCCTCCAGGGAGGCGGGAGCGCGGACCGCCACGGCGGATGACCCGTACAGCGCCCCCTACCGTCCCCCGGGGCCACGCGGCCCACGCTCGATCGGCGGCCCGGTCTTCTTCCTCGCCCTGGTCGCGGGCGGCGTCGGCACGGTCCTGACCTGGGACGACCATCCGCTCGGCACGACCCTTCAGTTCGGGCTCTGCGCCGCGCTCGGGGTGTTCGCGCTCGGTCTGGTGGCCGGATCGTTCCTGGGCCGGACCGGCTTCGGCACGATCTTCCTGACGGTCGTCACGGCCGGGCTGCTGGCCGGTGCGTCGGCCGTACCGAAGGACATCGGCACGGACTGGATCCGCGAGGAGTGGAATCCGGTCTCGGTCGCGGCGGTCCAGCCGCGGTACGAGCTGGGCACCGGCGTCGCCCGGCTCGACCTGTCCGAGGTCGTCGTGCCCAGGGGCGACACCCTCGTGACGGCACTGGAGGTCGGCGCGGGCCGCGCGGTCGTCGTCGTACCGGAGGGCGTGACGGTGAAGGTGGACGCCCGGGCGGGCCTCGGGGACATCCAGCTGCCGGCCCAGAGGCCCGGCGACGTGGACGTGGCCCCGGACCAGACCCGGAAGCAGACCCTCGCGCCGCCCTCGGGCGCCGCGCCGGCCGGCACGGTCGTGCTGAGTCTGGAAGTCGGCGTCGGACAAGTGGAGGTCATCCGTGCTGCGTCATGA
- a CDS encoding DoxX family protein, with translation MSGYGTSGYGLREPRSLRELARQHALLPLRVFLGVTFVYAGLDKLTDSAFMSADGNGSVGEMMNAVRDSSAMPALVDLALKSPVGFGYAIAVGELLVGIATLVGLFARIAAAGGALISLSLWLTVSWQTEPYYYGNDLVYLVAWLPLVLAGAAAFSADAFLAARRRRSL, from the coding sequence ATGAGCGGCTACGGAACCAGCGGCTACGGACTGCGGGAACCGAGGAGTCTGCGCGAGCTGGCGCGGCAGCACGCGCTCCTGCCGTTGCGGGTGTTCCTCGGCGTCACCTTCGTCTACGCCGGTCTGGACAAGCTCACCGACAGCGCCTTCATGTCCGCCGACGGCAACGGCTCCGTCGGCGAGATGATGAACGCGGTGCGGGACTCGTCCGCGATGCCGGCCCTCGTCGACCTCGCCCTGAAGAGCCCCGTGGGTTTCGGCTACGCCATCGCCGTCGGGGAACTCCTCGTCGGGATCGCCACACTCGTGGGGCTGTTCGCACGGATCGCCGCCGCCGGCGGCGCGCTGATCTCGCTGAGCCTGTGGCTGACCGTGAGCTGGCAGACCGAGCCGTACTACTACGGCAACGACCTGGTCTATCTCGTGGCCTGGCTGCCGCTGGTGCTGGCCGGCGCCGCCGCGTTCTCCGCGGACGCCTTCCTCGCGGCGCGGCGGCGGCGCAGCCTGTAG
- a CDS encoding class II aldolase/adducin family protein, with protein MSEPAVTPAPVPVEQLRFAMPPVHASPGEERAYRRERLAGALRLFGRYGYEDGVSGHITARDPELTDCFWVNPFGAPFEDLAPQDLILVNSEGQVVQGHFHVNQAAFAVHAQVHRARPDVVAVAHTHSLHGRALSTLGELIEPITQEACAFYEAHALYDAYTGVVVDEDEGRRIASALGGHKAIILRNHGLLTVGDSVDAAAWWFLTMERSCQVQLAARAAGKPVRIEHRDAVATREQLGSDLVAWINYQPLWRRISRTF; from the coding sequence GTGTCCGAGCCCGCCGTCACGCCCGCGCCCGTACCCGTCGAGCAGCTGCGGTTCGCCATGCCGCCCGTCCACGCGTCGCCGGGCGAGGAGCGCGCGTACCGCCGGGAGCGGCTGGCAGGCGCGCTGCGGCTGTTCGGACGGTACGGGTACGAGGACGGCGTCTCCGGGCACATCACCGCGCGGGACCCGGAGCTCACGGACTGCTTCTGGGTCAACCCCTTCGGGGCACCCTTCGAGGACCTCGCGCCCCAGGACCTGATCCTGGTCAACAGTGAGGGACAGGTCGTCCAGGGGCACTTCCACGTCAACCAGGCGGCGTTCGCCGTGCACGCCCAGGTCCACCGGGCGCGCCCGGACGTCGTCGCCGTCGCGCACACCCACTCCCTGCACGGGCGGGCCCTCTCCACGCTCGGGGAGCTCATCGAGCCGATCACCCAGGAGGCGTGCGCGTTCTACGAGGCCCACGCCCTCTACGACGCGTACACGGGTGTCGTCGTGGACGAGGACGAGGGTCGGCGGATCGCGAGCGCGCTCGGCGGCCACAAGGCGATCATCCTGCGCAACCACGGGCTGCTGACCGTCGGTGACTCGGTGGACGCGGCGGCCTGGTGGTTCCTCACGATGGAGCGTTCCTGCCAGGTCCAGCTGGCCGCGCGAGCCGCCGGGAAGCCCGTACGGATCGAGCACCGGGACGCCGTCGCCACCCGTGAACAGCTCGGCAGCGACCTTGTGGCGTGGATCAACTACCAGCCCCTGTGGCGGCGGATCAGTCGCACATTCTGA
- the guaA gene encoding glutamine-hydrolyzing GMP synthase: MPAAPPAAPDTTTDVVLVVDFGAQYAQLIARRVREARVYSEIVPSTMPVAEMLAKNPRAIILSGGPSSVYAEGAPTLDRALFEAGVPVFGMCYGFQLMATTLGGTVDDNGAREYGRTALSVSKSGSTLFEGTPGEQSVWMSHGDACSAAPEGFTVTASTDVVPVAAFENDEKKLYGVQYHPEVMHSTYGQQVLEHFLYRGAGIEPKWTTTNVVEEQIALIREQVGTKRAICGLSGGVDSAVAAALVQKAIGSQLTCVYVDHGLMRKGETEQVEKDFVAATGVKLRVVDAEKRFLDALAGVSDPEQKRKIIGREFIRVFEQAQAEIVAEAAGGEDVAFLVQGTLYPDVVESGGGTGTANIKSHHNVGGLPEDIEFKLVEPLRQLFKDEVRMVGQELGLPEEIVQRQPFPGPGLGIRIVGEVTKERLDLLREADAIAREELTAAGLDRDIWQCPVVLLADVRSVGVQGDGRTYGHPIVLRPVSSEDAMTADWSRLPYETLAKISTRITNEVADVNRVVLDVTSKPPGTIEWE; this comes from the coding sequence GTGCCAGCAGCACCCCCCGCCGCCCCCGACACCACCACCGACGTGGTTCTCGTTGTCGACTTCGGCGCGCAGTACGCCCAGCTCATCGCCCGCCGTGTCCGTGAGGCGCGGGTCTACAGCGAGATCGTCCCGTCCACGATGCCGGTGGCCGAGATGCTGGCCAAGAACCCGCGTGCGATCATCCTGTCGGGCGGACCGTCCTCGGTGTACGCGGAGGGGGCGCCCACCCTGGACCGTGCCCTGTTCGAGGCCGGGGTCCCCGTCTTCGGCATGTGTTACGGCTTCCAGCTGATGGCCACCACGCTCGGCGGCACCGTCGACGACAACGGCGCCCGCGAGTACGGCCGTACCGCGCTCTCCGTCTCCAAGAGCGGCTCCACGCTCTTCGAGGGCACGCCCGGGGAGCAGTCGGTGTGGATGTCGCACGGCGACGCCTGCTCCGCCGCCCCCGAGGGCTTCACCGTCACCGCGTCCACGGACGTCGTACCGGTCGCCGCCTTCGAGAACGACGAGAAGAAGCTCTACGGCGTCCAGTACCACCCGGAGGTCATGCACTCCACGTACGGCCAGCAGGTACTGGAGCACTTCCTCTACCGCGGCGCCGGCATCGAGCCGAAGTGGACGACCACCAACGTCGTCGAGGAGCAGATCGCGCTCATCCGCGAGCAGGTCGGCACGAAGCGCGCCATCTGCGGTCTCTCCGGCGGTGTGGACTCGGCGGTGGCCGCTGCCCTGGTGCAGAAGGCCATCGGCTCCCAGCTGACCTGTGTCTACGTCGACCACGGGCTGATGCGCAAGGGCGAGACCGAGCAGGTCGAGAAGGACTTCGTCGCCGCCACGGGCGTCAAGCTCAGGGTCGTCGACGCGGAGAAGCGCTTCCTCGACGCGCTGGCCGGTGTCTCCGACCCGGAGCAGAAGCGGAAGATCATCGGACGCGAGTTCATCCGGGTCTTCGAGCAGGCCCAGGCGGAGATCGTGGCCGAGGCCGCAGGTGGTGAGGACGTCGCCTTCCTCGTGCAGGGCACGCTCTACCCGGACGTCGTCGAGTCCGGCGGCGGAACCGGAACCGCGAACATCAAGTCCCACCACAACGTGGGCGGGCTTCCCGAGGACATCGAGTTCAAGCTCGTCGAGCCGCTGCGCCAGCTGTTCAAGGACGAGGTCCGGATGGTCGGCCAGGAGCTCGGCCTGCCCGAGGAGATCGTCCAGCGCCAGCCCTTCCCCGGCCCGGGTCTCGGTATCCGCATCGTCGGCGAGGTCACCAAGGAGCGGCTCGACCTGCTCCGCGAGGCCGACGCCATCGCCCGCGAGGAGCTGACGGCGGCCGGTCTGGACCGTGACATCTGGCAGTGCCCGGTGGTCCTCCTCGCGGACGTGCGGAGCGTCGGCGTCCAGGGCGACGGCCGTACGTACGGCCACCCGATCGTCCTGCGCCCGGTCTCCTCCGAGGACGCGATGACGGCCGACTGGTCGCGCCTGCCGTACGAGACGCTGGCCAAGATCTCCACCCGCATCACCAACGAGGTCGCCGACGTCAACCGCGTCGTCCTCGACGTGACGAGCAAGCCGCCGGGCACCATCGAGTGGGAGTAG
- a CDS encoding chorismate mutase, which translates to MSSTAPTRTATEQTGAHTDEAASLIGGARSRIDVLDDRIIGLVQERMAVSAVIQEARITSGGRRVNLSREMDVLGHYREALGKPGTSLAMTLLELCRGRV; encoded by the coding sequence ATGAGCAGCACCGCCCCCACCCGGACGGCCACCGAGCAGACCGGCGCGCACACCGACGAGGCCGCCTCGCTGATCGGCGGCGCCCGCAGCCGCATCGACGTCCTCGACGACCGGATCATCGGACTCGTGCAGGAACGGATGGCTGTTTCGGCCGTCATCCAGGAGGCTCGGATCACGTCCGGCGGCCGCCGCGTGAACCTCTCGCGCGAGATGGACGTCCTCGGCCACTACAGGGAGGCGCTCGGCAAGCCGGGCACCTCGCTCGCCATGACGCTGCTGGAACTGTGCCGTGGCCGGGTGTGA